One stretch of Desulfomonile tiedjei DNA includes these proteins:
- a CDS encoding ferredoxin:thioredoxin reductase — protein MTETEKLYEMLRKVQEPKGYYFNKDKEKVFELLDGLLINKQRYGYMCCPCRLASNSRENDKDIICPCVYRTPDVAEYGSCYCNLYVSQEWNDEKVPHAYVPERRPPEKFVF, from the coding sequence ATGACGGAAACTGAGAAACTCTACGAAATGCTGCGGAAAGTGCAGGAACCCAAGGGGTACTATTTCAACAAGGACAAGGAAAAGGTATTCGAACTCCTTGACGGGCTTTTGATAAACAAACAACGGTACGGTTACATGTGCTGTCCCTGCAGGCTCGCTTCAAACAGCCGCGAGAACGACAAAGATATCATCTGCCCGTGCGTGTATAGAACCCCGGATGTGGCAGAATACGGAAGCTGCTACTGCAATCTCTACGTCTCGCAGGAATGGAACGACGAAAAGGTACCCCACGCCTACGTTCCCGAACGCCGCCCGCCCGAGAAATTCGTTTTTTGA
- a CDS encoding superoxide dismutase: MGNEFSRREVIAGAGVAATIGVISSLIGSPALAATGKEASQVFAHKLPPLPYPPEALEPVIDKETVTIHHDKHFAAYVDGLNATIDKLAKARETGNFEAIKALSRDLAFNGSGVVLHWLYFDTIGPKAGGTPTGKLAEMINRDFGSFDTFWKQFAAASKAVEASGWGILAWEPFSQRLIIMQSEKHQDLTSWGAMPLMVCDVWEHAYYLKYQNRRPEYVDNFAKIINWKKVEDRFNKFCAPK, encoded by the coding sequence ATGGGGAATGAATTTAGCAGACGTGAAGTGATTGCAGGCGCGGGAGTGGCTGCCACAATCGGAGTTATTTCCAGCCTGATCGGTTCGCCCGCGCTGGCTGCAACCGGAAAGGAGGCATCCCAAGTCTTTGCCCACAAATTGCCGCCGCTGCCCTACCCTCCGGAGGCCCTGGAACCCGTGATCGACAAAGAGACCGTAACCATCCACCACGACAAACATTTCGCGGCCTATGTTGACGGGCTCAACGCGACCATCGATAAACTGGCCAAGGCGAGAGAAACTGGCAATTTCGAAGCTATCAAGGCATTGAGCCGTGACCTTGCGTTTAATGGTTCCGGGGTGGTCCTGCACTGGCTTTACTTCGACACCATCGGTCCCAAAGCCGGGGGAACTCCCACAGGCAAGCTTGCCGAGATGATTAACAGGGATTTCGGTTCGTTCGACACCTTCTGGAAACAATTTGCCGCCGCGTCCAAAGCGGTGGAAGCATCAGGCTGGGGAATCCTCGCCTGGGAGCCCTTCAGCCAACGACTCATAATCATGCAGTCGGAAAAACACCAGGACCTCACGAGCTGGGGCGCTATGCCGCTCATGGTGTGCGATGTCTGGGAACACGCTTATTACCTGAAATACCAGAACCGACGGCCTGAATACGTCGATAACTTCGCAAAAATCATCAACTGGAAAAAAGTCGAAGACCGCTTCAACAAATTCTGCGCCCCCAAGTAG